One part of the Cellvibrionales bacterium genome encodes these proteins:
- the murG gene encoding undecaprenyldiphospho-muramoylpentapeptide beta-N-acetylglucosaminyltransferase — translation MSAKRKGRALIMAGGTGGHVFPALAVAKVLRQRGWQVEWLGTQNGIEARVVPAENIPLHCITAVGLRGKNVKKLLVAPWQLLRAQWQSWRVLRRFRPDVVLGMGGFASGPGGLAARWLRIPLVVHEQNAVAGTTNRILSRHAKKILFAFPNVFPQGELVGNPVRDDIAALAFVPKKIALPPVRLRLLVLGGSQGARALNTLLPQALALLPEHERPDVFHQAGRDLLQESVKNYAKAQVTARIEPFIENMTERYQWADFAVCRAGAMTVYELACAQLPALLIPLPTAIDDHQTINARWFEKVKAARVLPQATLDAKTLAQEIQTLMNDRKVLQAMSHEMKGLAQPDAASKVATICEDIFAEKMSRD, via the coding sequence ATGAGCGCGAAGCGAAAAGGCCGTGCATTAATTATGGCTGGCGGTACGGGCGGCCATGTTTTTCCTGCGCTTGCCGTGGCGAAAGTGCTGCGTCAGCGTGGTTGGCAAGTGGAGTGGTTGGGTACACAAAATGGCATTGAAGCGCGCGTAGTACCAGCGGAAAATATTCCACTGCATTGCATTACTGCTGTGGGTTTGCGCGGTAAAAATGTAAAAAAACTATTAGTGGCGCCGTGGCAATTGTTGCGCGCACAGTGGCAGTCATGGCGCGTGTTGCGGCGTTTTCGCCCAGATGTGGTGTTGGGCATGGGCGGCTTCGCTTCTGGCCCCGGCGGTTTGGCGGCGCGTTGGTTGCGCATTCCCTTAGTTGTTCATGAGCAGAATGCGGTTGCCGGCACTACTAATCGTATTTTGTCGCGCCACGCAAAAAAAATATTGTTTGCCTTCCCCAATGTTTTTCCGCAAGGCGAATTGGTTGGCAATCCTGTGCGCGATGACATTGCCGCACTGGCATTTGTACCTAAGAAAATTGCGTTGCCGCCAGTGCGCTTGCGTTTACTGGTGTTGGGTGGCAGTCAAGGCGCGCGCGCCTTGAATACTTTGCTGCCACAGGCTTTGGCGCTGTTACCGGAACATGAAAGACCAGATGTTTTTCATCAAGCCGGACGCGATTTGTTGCAGGAATCAGTGAAAAATTATGCCAAGGCGCAGGTAACAGCGCGTATAGAGCCGTTTATTGAAAATATGACGGAAAGATACCAGTGGGCAGATTTTGCTGTATGTCGCGCAGGCGCGATGACGGTGTACGAATTGGCCTGCGCGCAACTGCCGGCCTTGCTAATTCCTCTGCCTACAGCAATTGATGATCACCAAACCATCAACGCGCGCTGGTTTGAAAAAGTGAAAGCTGCGCGGGTGTTGCCGCAAGCAACCTTGGACGCCAAAACACTGGCGCAGGAAATACAAACGCTAATGAACGATCGTAAAGTGCTGCAGGCGATGTCGCACGAAATGAAAGGTTTGGCGCAACCGGATGCAGCCAGCAAAGTGGCCACCATTTGTGAAGATATTTTTGCGGAGAAAATGTCGCGTGACTGA
- the ftsW gene encoding putative lipid II flippase FtsW, with protein sequence MDTLLLVITLALLCISWVMVSSASLDYATQKMGDTFYFAKRHGIYALMALMLGAVVLRIPFSFWRRVDSSFLVIAVLLLLLVLVPHIGKRVNGSQRWISLGFMTLQVSEIAKCAAVVFFAGYLVRRRDEMYASWWGFGKPFLVLIGLAFLLLAEPDFGATVVIGLSTLSLLFLAGAPLKRFLPFLVLALFAAGVLAVTESYRFARLMAFVDPWDEAVMYKSGYQLTQSLIAIARGEWLGVGLGHSVQKLFYLPEAHTDFVFSIWAEESGLAGCVVVIGLFAALVWRMFRIARVAADRGEIFGALVAMGLALVIAYQAFINIGVASGLLPTKGLTLPFISYGGSSLMISVAMAAMVLRLSFENRLAMKPHVVKG encoded by the coding sequence ATGGATACGCTACTTCTGGTGATTACGCTGGCGTTGTTGTGCATTAGTTGGGTAATGGTGAGCTCGGCATCATTGGACTATGCGACTCAAAAAATGGGTGACACTTTTTATTTTGCAAAACGCCACGGTATTTATGCCTTGATGGCTTTAATGTTGGGTGCTGTGGTATTGCGTATTCCGTTTTCATTCTGGCGAAGAGTCGATAGCTCTTTTCTGGTGATTGCTGTATTGCTGCTGCTGCTAGTTCTGGTGCCACATATCGGCAAACGCGTGAATGGCAGTCAGCGCTGGATCAGTTTGGGCTTCATGACTCTGCAAGTGTCCGAAATTGCAAAGTGTGCTGCCGTTGTTTTTTTTGCTGGTTATTTAGTGCGTCGTCGCGACGAGATGTATGCCAGTTGGTGGGGCTTCGGTAAACCATTTCTGGTGTTGATTGGCTTGGCGTTTTTGTTGTTGGCTGAACCGGATTTTGGTGCAACGGTTGTTATTGGTTTGTCGACACTGTCGCTGCTCTTCCTTGCTGGCGCGCCGCTAAAGCGCTTTTTGCCATTCTTGGTGTTGGCGTTATTCGCTGCAGGTGTGCTGGCAGTGACAGAATCTTATCGTTTCGCGCGATTGATGGCGTTTGTCGATCCATGGGACGAAGCCGTGATGTACAAAAGTGGTTATCAGCTCACGCAATCCTTGATCGCTATTGCTCGTGGTGAATGGTTGGGCGTGGGTTTAGGACATAGCGTGCAAAAACTTTTTTATCTGCCAGAGGCGCACACGGATTTTGTGTTCAGTATTTGGGCAGAGGAATCCGGTTTGGCTGGCTGTGTGGTTGTGATTGGGTTGTTCGCCGCATTGGTGTGGCGCATGTTTCGCATCGCGCGTGTGGCTGCTGATCGCGGTGAAATTTTTGGCGCTTTGGTGGCAATGGGTTTGGCATTAGTGATTGCCTATCAAGCCTTTATCAATATCGGCGTGGCGTCGGGTTTGTTGCCGACAAAAGGATTGACGCTGCCTTTTATTAGCTATGGCGGCAGCAGCTTGATGATCAGTGTGGCGATGGCTGCGATGGTGCTGCGTTTGAGTTTTGAAAATCGATTGGCGATGAAACCGCATGTGGTGAAGGGATGA
- a CDS encoding UDP-N-acetylmuramoyl-L-alanine--D-glutamate ligase — MSLAATKRAIIGMGKTGQSCARFLQSRGEAFVWCDTRAAVANVDTLRAQYPSVDFYCGALDPALLCEMNEIIVSPGVSVLEPALQAAAAAGASLLGDIELFVRTTTKPIIAITGSNAKSTVTTLVGEMATACGLRAGVGGNLGTPVLDMLQHDAETDCYVLELSSFQLETTHSLQALVATVLNISDDHMDRYDSVADYTQAKHRIYQRAKNIVFNRADVLTQADEAISAVRWSFGVDDSVNTEQTVCVREIDGQAYLVLGETQKLLLLSDIRIAGMHNVANVAAAFALAAAAGWDLEKCATAVRKFNGLPHRCQWVAEKNSVRFYNDSKGTNVGATIAAIEGLGTDKNVVLIAGGEGKGADFSVLEPVVNRHVRALVLIGRDADIIAASCPRVPHFLALSMVDAVQQAAGIAQNGDVVLLSPACASFDMFQNYEDRGRQFCAAVGALT, encoded by the coding sequence GTGAGTCTAGCTGCAACAAAACGCGCAATTATTGGGATGGGCAAAACGGGCCAATCCTGCGCACGTTTTTTGCAAAGTCGCGGCGAGGCGTTTGTGTGGTGTGATACACGCGCAGCGGTTGCCAATGTGGATACCTTGCGTGCGCAATATCCTAGTGTGGATTTTTATTGTGGCGCATTGGATCCTGCTCTGCTGTGTGAAATGAATGAAATTATTGTCAGCCCCGGCGTTTCGGTGCTGGAGCCGGCGCTGCAAGCAGCAGCAGCGGCTGGCGCGAGTTTGTTGGGTGATATTGAGTTGTTTGTGCGTACAACCACAAAGCCCATAATCGCTATCACCGGTTCCAACGCCAAAAGTACCGTAACAACTTTAGTGGGTGAAATGGCGACGGCTTGCGGCCTGCGCGCTGGTGTGGGCGGCAATTTGGGTACGCCGGTGTTGGATATGTTGCAACACGATGCGGAAACAGATTGCTATGTGTTGGAGTTGTCGAGTTTTCAGTTAGAAACCACGCACAGCCTGCAGGCACTTGTGGCAACGGTGTTGAATATCAGTGACGACCACATGGATCGCTATGACAGCGTGGCGGATTACACGCAAGCCAAACACAGAATTTATCAGCGTGCGAAAAATATTGTTTTCAACCGCGCCGATGTATTGACGCAAGCCGATGAGGCGATTTCTGCGGTGCGTTGGTCCTTCGGTGTGGATGATTCTGTAAATACTGAACAGACGGTTTGTGTTCGAGAAATTGATGGCCAAGCGTATTTAGTATTAGGGGAAACCCAAAAGCTGCTGTTGCTATCAGATATTCGTATTGCCGGTATGCACAATGTTGCCAATGTTGCTGCCGCTTTTGCCTTGGCAGCCGCCGCGGGTTGGGATTTGGAAAAATGCGCAACGGCAGTGCGAAAATTTAATGGCTTACCGCATCGTTGTCAGTGGGTGGCAGAAAAAAATTCTGTGCGTTTTTATAACGATTCCAAAGGCACGAATGTCGGTGCAACAATTGCAGCAATTGAAGGTCTCGGCACAGATAAGAATGTGGTACTGATTGCTGGCGGCGAAGGAAAAGGCGCTGATTTTTCTGTGTTGGAGCCTGTGGTCAATCGCCATGTGCGCGCTTTGGTATTAATAGGGCGTGATGCCGACATCATCGCTGCCAGTTGTCCGCGTGTGCCGCATTTTCTGGCGCTGTCTATGGTTGATGCGGTGCAGCAGGCTGCAGGCATTGCACAAAATGGCGATGTGGTTTTGTTGTCACCGGCCTGTGCCAGCTTCGATATGTTTCAAAACTATGAGGATCGCGGCCGACAATTTTGTGCGGCGGTGGGGGCGCTGACATGA
- a CDS encoding UDP-N-acetylmuramoyl-tripeptide--D-alanyl-D-alanine ligase, whose product MMRAQTLFAVADACRVARSAVDAIFTRVVTDSRKVQAGDLFVALKGENFDAHNFLPDVQRAGAAAAVVEKNRSDSSLPQLCVNDTVQALGKIAELNRAAFQGKVIGLTGSAGKTTTKEMIAAILVQQGKPLVTQGNLNNHLGVPMTLLALSPEHDCAVIEMGASALGEIRYLTQMAKPDVALVTNVGAAHLEGFGSVENIAQGKCEIFEGLSANGIAVINLDNAWTATWLDALPVKAITFSAESSADVFATDVEQSASGVRFTLHTNQESRHIALRFLGVHNVSNALAAAACCLALGLSLDIVCAGLQAAQPYKGRLQTRKGVKGCRVIDDSYNANPASVRAAIDALMLCGGEKILVLGDMAELGADARALHADIGAYAKEAGVKNLLVTGDLSRATAEAFGAEAQYFSTWELLAVQCAAIANEQCVFLVKGSRSAGMDRVADQLAVNEEVLC is encoded by the coding sequence ATGATGCGCGCGCAAACGCTATTTGCAGTAGCCGATGCCTGCAGGGTGGCGCGTAGTGCAGTAGATGCGATATTTACGCGCGTGGTGACAGACAGCCGCAAAGTGCAAGCCGGTGATTTGTTTGTGGCTCTCAAAGGTGAAAATTTTGACGCGCATAATTTTTTGCCGGATGTGCAGCGCGCGGGCGCTGCGGCAGCCGTGGTAGAAAAAAATCGCAGCGATAGTTCGCTGCCGCAGTTGTGTGTCAACGATACAGTGCAAGCTTTAGGTAAAATTGCTGAACTGAATCGTGCTGCTTTTCAAGGAAAAGTGATCGGCTTAACTGGCAGTGCAGGAAAAACCACCACCAAAGAAATGATTGCCGCCATTCTGGTGCAGCAGGGCAAACCCTTGGTGACGCAGGGTAATCTCAATAATCATCTTGGTGTGCCAATGACCTTGTTGGCTTTGTCGCCAGAGCATGACTGCGCTGTGATAGAAATGGGCGCGAGTGCGCTGGGTGAAATTCGCTATCTCACGCAGATGGCAAAACCCGATGTGGCCTTGGTAACCAATGTGGGTGCGGCGCATCTGGAGGGTTTTGGCTCTGTTGAAAATATTGCACAAGGAAAATGCGAAATTTTTGAAGGATTGTCGGCAAACGGTATTGCGGTTATCAATTTGGATAATGCGTGGACAGCCACTTGGCTTGATGCACTGCCTGTAAAAGCCATCACTTTTTCCGCTGAAAGTTCTGCCGATGTTTTTGCTACTGATGTCGAGCAATCGGCTAGCGGCGTGCGTTTTACGCTGCACACCAATCAGGAAAGTCGTCACATCGCCCTGCGATTTCTCGGCGTACACAATGTCAGCAATGCCTTGGCTGCGGCGGCCTGTTGTTTGGCGTTGGGGTTGTCGCTGGACATTGTTTGTGCGGGATTGCAGGCGGCACAGCCGTACAAGGGTCGCTTGCAAACGCGCAAAGGAGTGAAGGGCTGCCGAGTAATTGATGACAGTTATAACGCGAATCCTGCATCGGTGCGTGCTGCTATCGATGCGCTGATGTTATGTGGTGGTGAAAAGATTTTAGTGCTCGGCGATATGGCGGAGTTGGGTGCGGATGCACGCGCACTGCACGCTGATATTGGTGCTTATGCTAAAGAAGCTGGCGTAAAAAATTTATTGGTAACAGGTGATTTATCGCGCGCAACGGCGGAAGCGTTTGGTGCAGAGGCGCAATATTTTTCAACTTGGGAATTGCTGGCAGTACAGTGTGCTGCCATCGCAAACGAACAGTGTGTTTTTTTGGTCAAAGGGTCGCGCAGTGCTGGTATGGACAGAGTTGCAGATCAATTGGCTGTTAACGAGGAAGTTCTATGTTGA
- a CDS encoding UDP-N-acetylmuramoyl-L-alanyl-D-glutamate--2,6-diaminopimelate ligase yields the protein MRGVEAVQPWFGDTLAQSSVANLKLDSRTVSAGDVFFALASGNVLAAHIAQAQAQGAAAIVIDREKEFSVSSAVPLIAVENLTAHLGAIAHAFYGEPSQQCKVIGVTGTNGKTTCSHWLAQAWQQVSGDAAIIGTLGCGMIAHAYRDETGMTTPDVLTVHHLLANFVQQGAQMVAMEVSSHALSQQRVDRVQFSSAIFTNLTRDHLDYHGTMENYAAEKQKLFDMAALQFAVINADDVFGQQLIQRMHQAGKTVFSYALESKTSELGVERYEVTGQGIAASIRTPWGKGELHSRFPGGYNLLNALAVVATLCGHGMRLDAVLNAVAQLQAVPGRTHIVSAQSDDVLVVVDYAHTPDALQKILQALRQQTVEKLWCVFGCGGNRDTGKRPQMAQIAQAFADEVIVTTDNPRNEAPENIIADIVAGFSANADTLSHHEVVSDRAEAIAYAISHAARGDVVLLAGKGHENYQEVFGIRRHFSDVEQAQSALQQRRIKKTEMQA from the coding sequence ATGAGGGGTGTTGAGGCAGTGCAGCCATGGTTTGGCGACACTTTGGCACAGAGTTCTGTGGCAAATTTAAAGTTGGATAGCCGTACTGTGAGTGCCGGCGATGTGTTTTTTGCGTTGGCGAGTGGAAATGTATTGGCGGCACATATTGCGCAAGCACAGGCGCAAGGTGCGGCAGCGATAGTCATCGATCGAGAGAAAGAATTTAGCGTGTCCAGCGCAGTGCCTTTGATCGCTGTAGAAAATCTCACAGCCCATTTGGGTGCCATAGCGCATGCGTTTTATGGTGAGCCATCACAGCAATGTAAAGTGATTGGCGTGACGGGCACGAATGGAAAAACAACCTGTTCACACTGGTTGGCGCAGGCGTGGCAACAGGTGTCTGGTGATGCAGCCATTATCGGCACACTGGGATGCGGCATGATTGCACATGCGTATCGCGATGAAACTGGAATGACAACCCCTGATGTGCTGACAGTCCATCATCTGTTGGCCAATTTTGTGCAGCAGGGCGCGCAGATGGTGGCGATGGAAGTGTCGTCACACGCGTTGAGTCAGCAGCGTGTAGATCGCGTGCAATTTTCTTCCGCAATTTTTACCAATTTGACGCGCGACCATCTCGATTATCACGGCACGATGGAAAATTATGCGGCAGAAAAACAAAAACTGTTTGATATGGCGGCGTTGCAGTTTGCTGTTATCAATGCTGACGATGTGTTTGGTCAACAATTGATTCAACGCATGCATCAAGCAGGTAAAACGGTGTTTAGTTATGCGCTGGAAAGCAAAACAAGTGAACTCGGAGTGGAGCGTTATGAGGTAACTGGGCAGGGAATCGCTGCCAGTATCCGCACGCCCTGGGGGAAGGGTGAGCTACACAGCAGGTTCCCGGGGGGGTATAACCTGTTGAACGCCTTGGCGGTGGTAGCCACCCTGTGTGGTCACGGCATGCGCTTGGACGCTGTGTTGAATGCAGTTGCACAGTTACAAGCCGTGCCGGGGCGTACACACATTGTGAGTGCGCAGAGCGACGATGTTTTGGTGGTGGTGGATTACGCGCACACGCCGGATGCGCTGCAAAAAATACTGCAAGCGCTGCGTCAGCAAACAGTAGAAAAATTGTGGTGTGTATTTGGTTGTGGCGGCAATCGCGATACAGGTAAACGCCCACAAATGGCGCAAATAGCACAAGCATTTGCCGATGAGGTGATTGTCACCACCGACAACCCGCGCAATGAAGCGCCAGAAAACATTATCGCGGATATTGTGGCGGGCTTTTCTGCCAATGCCGATACATTGTCTCATCACGAGGTTGTGAGTGATCGCGCTGAAGCGATTGCCTACGCCATTAGCCATGCAGCGCGTGGTGATGTGGTGTTGTTGGCAGGAAAAGGTCACGAAAATTATCAGGAAGTGTTCGGTATACGCCGTCATTTTTCTGATGTTGAACAAGCGCAGAGTGCATTACAGCAGCGTCGTATTAAAAAAACGGAGATGCAAGCATGA
- a CDS encoding penicillin-binding protein 2 — protein MATKKNTATTKRSSAVVQAILQRGDWRIRAVFGFLGALGLLLVVRIADHQVLMNHAFLAKQGEARTVRTEKIQAHRGMITDRNGEPLAVSTPVVTLWANPAVIGQDVDKWRAIGRVMAWSEQELREKMAQYSDKEFVYLRRQVSPEEAEAVLAQGIEGVYGQREYKRFYPAGDVVASLVGFTNIDDRGQEGVELEFNEALTGAEGKRRVIKDLKGRVVKDLGLQRPEQNGVDIALSIDLRLQYFAHTILKKTVEDFKAQGGSAVVVDVKTGEVLAIVSWPSYNPNNRVGIKPVQMRNRAIVDLFEPGSTMKPITMAAALESGKWKPEMVIDTNPGSIYVQGKKLEDHRNYGVIDLTTVIAKSSQVGTSKIALSLDPNFLRGVFHRFGLGQATGIGFPGEGTGVLPSYQRWRDLDRVTMAFGYGVSVTTLQLAHAYSIFANEGVKMPLSILRRDAESVAISGERVLAANVARQIIPMLEAVTHPGGTATRAQVPGFRVGGKTGTVHKLDGRGYSPNRYSALFAGIAPMSNPRYAMAVMIDEPSNGQYFGGEAAAPVFGRLMQGVLQLTGSVPDALPPAEAKPKTAEKNKTETAAPVIKKGAAA, from the coding sequence ATGGCGACCAAGAAAAACACAGCGACAACAAAACGCAGCAGTGCGGTGGTGCAAGCCATTTTGCAGCGTGGCGATTGGCGTATCCGTGCTGTGTTCGGCTTTCTTGGCGCCCTCGGTCTATTGTTGGTTGTGCGAATAGCAGACCATCAGGTGCTGATGAACCACGCTTTTTTAGCGAAACAGGGCGAAGCGCGTACGGTGCGCACGGAAAAAATTCAGGCGCATCGCGGCATGATTACCGATCGCAATGGTGAGCCGTTAGCTGTCAGCACGCCCGTGGTAACGCTGTGGGCCAATCCCGCAGTGATTGGGCAGGATGTCGACAAGTGGCGCGCGATTGGGCGCGTTATGGCGTGGAGCGAGCAGGAATTGCGCGAGAAAATGGCGCAATACAGCGATAAAGAATTTGTTTATTTGCGTCGTCAAGTGTCGCCTGAAGAGGCGGAAGCTGTGTTGGCGCAAGGCATAGAAGGTGTTTACGGGCAGCGCGAATACAAACGGTTTTATCCAGCTGGCGATGTGGTCGCCAGTTTGGTGGGGTTTACCAATATCGATGATCGAGGTCAGGAAGGTGTCGAGTTGGAATTTAATGAGGCGCTGACAGGTGCAGAAGGAAAGCGTCGTGTTATTAAAGATTTAAAAGGTCGCGTAGTAAAAGATTTAGGTTTGCAGCGCCCTGAACAAAATGGTGTAGATATTGCGCTCAGTATTGATCTGCGTTTGCAGTATTTTGCACATACGATTTTGAAGAAAACCGTAGAAGATTTTAAAGCGCAAGGTGGCTCCGCCGTGGTGGTAGATGTGAAGACAGGCGAGGTGCTTGCTATCGTGAGCTGGCCGTCTTACAACCCCAATAATCGCGTCGGCATCAAGCCGGTGCAAATGCGTAATCGCGCCATCGTGGATTTGTTTGAACCGGGTTCCACCATGAAACCGATCACCATGGCGGCTGCCTTGGAAAGCGGAAAATGGAAGCCGGAAATGGTGATTGATACCAATCCTGGCAGCATTTATGTGCAAGGAAAAAAACTGGAAGATCACCGCAATTACGGTGTGATTGACTTGACGACGGTGATTGCAAAATCCAGTCAGGTGGGCACATCAAAAATTGCGCTGTCTCTGGATCCCAATTTTTTGCGCGGTGTTTTTCATCGTTTTGGTTTGGGACAGGCAACGGGTATTGGTTTTCCCGGAGAAGGTACCGGTGTGCTGCCGAGTTATCAGCGTTGGCGTGATTTGGATCGCGTCACGATGGCGTTTGGTTATGGCGTTTCCGTCACTACTTTGCAATTGGCGCACGCCTACAGCATTTTTGCCAACGAAGGCGTAAAAATGCCGTTGTCGATTCTGCGTCGCGATGCAGAATCTGTCGCTATTTCCGGTGAGCGCGTGTTAGCAGCCAATGTGGCGCGCCAAATTATTCCGATGCTGGAAGCTGTTACGCACCCTGGCGGCACGGCGACGCGCGCGCAAGTGCCAGGTTTTCGTGTGGGCGGCAAAACAGGCACCGTGCACAAGTTGGATGGTCGCGGATACAGCCCTAACCGCTATTCCGCATTATTTGCAGGCATAGCGCCGATGAGTAATCCGCGCTATGCAATGGCGGTCATGATTGATGAGCCTAGTAACGGTCAGTATTTTGGCGGCGAAGCGGCCGCTCCAGTTTTTGGTCGTTTGATGCAGGGTGTATTGCAGTTGACGGGTTCCGTGCCTGATGCGCTGCCGCCAGCGGAAGCAAAACCTAAAACGGCAGAAAAAAATAAAACAGAAACCGCTGCTCCTGTGATTAAAAAAGGTGCTGCTGCATGA
- the ftsL gene encoding cell division protein FtsL: protein MNTEHTAPEKDFEISLFGVFCLVLLVLCVLGSAMGVIVSAFENRRYLAEIESLRAEARSMQVLWGQYLVEKNTWAAYSRVHDMAEKELEMQAPQTDKIIVVKVR, encoded by the coding sequence ATGAACACAGAGCATACTGCGCCAGAAAAAGATTTTGAGATCAGCCTGTTTGGTGTGTTCTGTTTGGTGTTGCTCGTGCTGTGCGTGCTTGGCTCTGCGATGGGGGTGATAGTTTCGGCTTTTGAAAATCGTCGTTACTTGGCTGAAATTGAATCACTGCGCGCAGAGGCGCGCAGTATGCAAGTGTTGTGGGGGCAGTATCTGGTTGAAAAAAATACTTGGGCTGCTTATAGCCGCGTGCATGATATGGCGGAAAAAGAATTGGAGATGCAAGCGCCTCAAACTGACAAAATCATTGTGGTGAAGGTGCGCTAA
- the rsmH gene encoding 16S rRNA (cytosine(1402)-N(4))-methyltransferase RsmH — protein MKESAHQTVLLQEAVEAIFSDSDGIYIDGTYGRGGHSALLLSKLSAQGKLLALDRDISAVDHAKTVNKDDLRFEIAHSNFGDMLQQVIARGWQGKVRGVLLDIGVSSPQLDDAERGFSFMQDGPLDMRMNTAAGISAAEWINTAPVAEMTDVFREYGEERYAKRIAQAIEKSRNETPFVTTLQLAEVVSAANPAWEKHKHPATRVFQAIRIFINNELGELETVLRDIQAVLCSGGRIAVISFHSLEDRIVKQYFREQSRGKVLPRHIPVTGEAEGRTLKLVGKAIKASEQEVASNPRARSAVMRVAEKLPTEKAA, from the coding sequence ATGAAGGAATCAGCTCACCAAACGGTTTTACTGCAAGAAGCAGTGGAAGCCATCTTCAGCGATAGCGATGGCATTTACATCGATGGCACTTACGGTCGCGGTGGTCACAGTGCGCTGTTGTTGTCGAAGTTGTCCGCACAGGGAAAATTACTGGCGCTGGATCGAGACATCTCAGCTGTCGATCACGCAAAAACTGTAAACAAAGATGATCTTCGTTTTGAAATTGCGCACAGCAATTTTGGCGATATGTTGCAGCAGGTGATTGCGCGCGGTTGGCAGGGAAAAGTGCGCGGCGTGTTGTTGGATATCGGTGTGTCTTCTCCGCAGTTGGATGATGCAGAGCGCGGCTTCAGTTTTATGCAAGACGGCCCGCTGGATATGCGCATGAACACCGCAGCAGGCATCAGTGCCGCTGAATGGATTAATACTGCGCCAGTGGCAGAAATGACGGATGTATTTCGTGAATACGGCGAAGAGCGCTACGCCAAACGCATCGCGCAAGCTATCGAAAAATCACGCAATGAAACGCCATTCGTAACCACTCTGCAGTTAGCAGAAGTGGTGTCGGCAGCCAATCCAGCTTGGGAAAAGCACAAACATCCGGCGACACGCGTTTTTCAAGCCATTCGCATTTTTATCAACAATGAATTGGGCGAATTAGAAACGGTGTTGCGCGATATTCAGGCGGTCTTGTGCAGCGGCGGTCGCATTGCTGTCATTTCTTTTCACTCTTTGGAAGATCGCATCGTCAAACAGTATTTCCGCGAACAGAGTCGCGGAAAAGTGTTGCCGCGCCATATTCCGGTGACCGGTGAGGCAGAAGGCAGAACCTTAAAGCTGGTGGGAAAAGCGATTAAAGCCAGTGAGCAGGAAGTGGCGAGCAATCCGCGCGCGCGCAGTGCGGTGATGCGCGTGGCAGAAAAATTGCCAACGGAGAAGGCGGCATGA
- the mraZ gene encoding division/cell wall cluster transcriptional repressor MraZ — MFRGIAEINLDPKGRLAIPAKYREVLAELCRGQLVATIDIQDACLRIYPLPVWQTLEAQLEALPSTDPNVRRIQRLLLGYASELDMDGNGRILLPASLRKYAQLDKKLVLVGQGKKFELWSESNWQQCLDAAVSGQFELPSAMADISF, encoded by the coding sequence ATGTTTAGAGGCATAGCGGAAATCAATCTAGACCCGAAAGGGCGATTGGCGATTCCAGCCAAGTACCGCGAGGTGCTGGCTGAGCTGTGCCGTGGCCAATTGGTGGCCACTATCGACATCCAAGATGCCTGTCTGCGCATTTATCCGCTGCCGGTGTGGCAAACCTTGGAAGCGCAATTGGAAGCGCTGCCCAGCACCGATCCCAACGTGCGCCGCATTCAGCGTTTACTGCTGGGCTATGCCAGTGAATTGGACATGGACGGCAACGGCCGCATTTTGCTGCCTGCTTCGCTGCGCAAATACGCGCAGTTGGATAAGAAGTTGGTGCTGGTGGGGCAGGGCAAAAAATTTGAACTCTGGAGTGAGAGCAACTGGCAGCAGTGTTTGGATGCTGCGGTGAGTGGGCAGTTTGAGTTGCCATCGGCCATGGCCGATATTTCATTCTAG